In Bacillus sp. NP247, one DNA window encodes the following:
- a CDS encoding DUF1189 domain-containing protein: protein MSIFTQLAKSVYSPKDMALFRFQKIGKTILYIMLLCLITTIPRTFLYGSVIQDGVNMVNTVIEKDLPDFKIENGELQADIDQPIEKEDGNALFVFDPNSTDLEKYQNKTGLFVLKDKVVSMGNGQTQTYSYNDLLGASLEKKDLQDFISLFDSIYPILLFVIGVLLYLFQLFITFVGVTLLAFIGSAMSGQRKLSYKQVWTLTAYSYTIPTLFFMIMDLFKINVPGATFIYIAVVLIVLYLTIKEVPKPKEKQEL, encoded by the coding sequence ATGTCCATTTTTACACAGCTAGCAAAAAGTGTATATTCGCCTAAAGATATGGCACTTTTCCGTTTTCAAAAGATCGGTAAAACCATCTTGTATATTATGCTTCTTTGCCTAATCACTACTATTCCAAGAACTTTCTTGTACGGTAGCGTCATCCAAGATGGTGTTAATATGGTAAATACAGTAATCGAAAAAGATTTACCTGATTTCAAAATCGAAAACGGCGAGCTACAAGCTGATATTGATCAACCTATCGAAAAAGAAGACGGAAATGCCCTTTTCGTATTTGATCCAAATTCAACAGACTTAGAAAAATATCAAAATAAAACAGGTTTATTTGTTTTAAAAGATAAAGTAGTCTCCATGGGAAATGGTCAAACCCAAACATACTCCTATAATGACTTATTAGGCGCATCTCTTGAGAAAAAAGATTTACAAGATTTCATTTCGTTATTTGACAGTATTTATCCAATCTTATTATTCGTTATTGGGGTCTTACTGTACTTGTTCCAATTATTTATTACCTTTGTAGGAGTTACATTGCTTGCCTTCATCGGTTCTGCGATGAGCGGTCAACGCAAATTATCTTATAAACAAGTTTGGACATTAACTGCTTACAGCTACACAATTCCAACACTCTTCTTTATGATTATGGATTTATTCAAAATAAACGTACCTGGTGCAACATTCATTTACATTGCAGTTGTTTTAATCGTTCTATATTTAACAATTAAAGAAGTTCCAAAACCGAAAGAAAAACAAGAACTATAA
- the ispG gene encoding flavodoxin-dependent (E)-4-hydroxy-3-methylbut-2-enyl-diphosphate synthase has product MTQRTKTRPVKVGNLTIGGNNELIIQSMTTTKTHDVEATVAEIKRLEEAGCQVVRVAVPDERAANAIADIKKQINIPLVADIHFDYRLALKAIEGGIDKVRINPGNIGRRHKVEAVVNAAKERGIPIRIGVNAGSLERHILEKYGYPTADGMVESALHHIKILEDLDFHDIIVSMKASDVNLAIEAYEKAARAFDYPLHLGITESGTLFAGTVKSAAGLGAILSKGIGNTLRISLSADPVEEVKVARELLKSFGLASNAATLISCPTCGRIEIDLISIANEVEEYISTLKVPIKVAVLGCAVNGPGEAREADIGIAGARGEGLLFRKGQVVRKVPEETMVEELKKEIDVIAAEMAAERDKEKEKQEQ; this is encoded by the coding sequence ATGACTCAACGTACAAAAACACGTCCAGTTAAAGTCGGTAATTTAACAATTGGCGGTAACAATGAATTAATTATACAAAGTATGACAACAACAAAAACGCATGATGTTGAGGCTACAGTTGCTGAAATTAAACGTTTAGAAGAAGCTGGCTGTCAAGTTGTTCGTGTTGCTGTTCCAGACGAACGCGCAGCAAATGCTATTGCTGATATTAAAAAACAAATCAACATTCCACTTGTTGCTGATATTCATTTTGATTATCGCCTTGCTTTAAAAGCAATCGAAGGCGGCATTGATAAAGTACGTATCAATCCAGGTAACATTGGACGTCGCCATAAAGTAGAAGCTGTTGTAAATGCAGCGAAAGAGCGTGGCATTCCAATCCGTATCGGTGTAAATGCCGGCTCATTAGAACGTCATATTTTAGAAAAGTATGGATATCCAACTGCTGATGGTATGGTCGAGAGCGCACTGCACCATATTAAAATTTTAGAGGACTTAGATTTCCACGATATTATCGTATCAATGAAAGCCTCTGATGTTAACTTAGCAATTGAAGCATACGAAAAAGCTGCTCGCGCTTTTGATTATCCATTACATTTAGGTATTACAGAATCAGGAACATTGTTTGCTGGAACTGTAAAAAGCGCCGCCGGTCTTGGAGCAATTTTAAGTAAAGGCATCGGAAATACACTTCGTATTTCTTTAAGTGCTGATCCAGTTGAAGAAGTAAAAGTTGCACGTGAACTATTAAAGTCATTCGGCCTTGCATCTAATGCCGCAACACTTATTTCTTGTCCAACTTGTGGTCGTATTGAAATCGACCTCATTAGCATTGCTAATGAAGTCGAAGAATACATCTCTACGCTTAAAGTTCCAATTAAGGTTGCAGTACTCGGCTGCGCCGTAAACGGTCCGGGTGAAGCTCGTGAAGCTGACATCGGCATTGCTGGTGCACGCGGAGAAGGTTTATTATTCCGTAAAGGGCAAGTCGTTCGTAAAGTACCAGAAGAAACAATGGTAGAAGAACTGAAAAAAGAAATTGATGTAATCGCTGCTGAAATGGCTGCCGAACGAGATAAAGAAAAAGAAAAACAAGAACAATAA
- a CDS encoding Fur family transcriptional regulator, with amino-acid sequence MNLTEALRLMKEKGYKHTGKREEMLRLFAAHNRYLTAKDVLEHMKDDYPGLSFDTIYRNLTVFAEIGVLEQTELNGEKHFRFTCSIMEHHHHFICLDCGGTKEITSCPMDFMNKDFKGYEVTGHKFEIYGRCPKCAK; translated from the coding sequence ATGAATCTAACAGAAGCTTTACGCCTAATGAAGGAAAAAGGATACAAACATACGGGGAAAAGGGAAGAGATGCTAAGATTATTCGCGGCGCATAATCGTTATTTAACCGCAAAAGATGTTTTAGAACATATGAAGGATGATTATCCAGGACTTAGTTTTGATACGATTTATCGTAACCTAACGGTTTTTGCTGAAATTGGTGTTTTAGAGCAAACCGAGTTAAATGGTGAAAAGCATTTTCGTTTTACGTGTTCTATTATGGAACATCATCATCATTTCATTTGTTTAGATTGTGGTGGTACGAAAGAAATCACTTCTTGCCCAATGGATTTTATGAATAAAGATTTTAAAGGTTATGAGGTAACTGGGCATAAATTTGAAATATATGGTCGTTGTCCAAAATGTGCAAAATGA
- a CDS encoding metal ABC transporter permease, translating into MIQDFLQYDFLRNSLYAGVLIGLVGPLIGVFVVIRRMSLIADALSHVTLSGIAASLLLEKTIFTGGFLNPLYMGMFFSIGGALLIEKLRTVYKHYQELAIPIILSAGMGIGVIFISLANGFNTDLFSYLFGSVSAVTSTDLIIIGVVAIVVIATIVLLYKELFLLSFDEEYAVSTGLSAKWIHFIFIILVALVIAVSMRVVGVLLVSSLMTLPVAASIRIAKGFKQTIFFSVLFGEIAVIGGMFASYQLDLAPGGTIVMIAVLILIGAILWKKKKTA; encoded by the coding sequence ATGATACAGGATTTTTTACAATATGATTTTTTACGTAATTCTTTATACGCTGGTGTTTTAATAGGGCTTGTCGGACCACTTATCGGCGTGTTCGTTGTAATTCGCCGCATGTCGCTTATTGCGGATGCATTAAGCCATGTTACGTTATCAGGAATTGCAGCTAGTTTATTACTTGAAAAGACAATCTTTACTGGTGGGTTTTTAAACCCTTTATATATGGGAATGTTTTTTTCAATCGGTGGAGCATTGCTAATTGAAAAATTACGTACTGTATATAAACATTATCAAGAGTTAGCAATTCCGATTATACTTTCAGCTGGGATGGGAATCGGTGTTATTTTTATTTCACTTGCAAATGGATTTAACACAGATTTATTTAGTTATTTATTTGGTAGTGTAAGTGCTGTGACAAGTACGGATTTAATTATTATCGGTGTTGTAGCAATTGTTGTTATTGCAACGATTGTTTTATTATACAAAGAGTTGTTTTTACTATCATTTGATGAGGAATACGCTGTATCAACCGGTTTGAGTGCAAAGTGGATTCACTTTATTTTCATTATATTAGTTGCTCTTGTAATTGCGGTATCGATGCGTGTTGTGGGTGTTCTTCTCGTATCATCTTTAATGACGTTACCAGTTGCAGCAAGTATTCGTATTGCAAAAGGATTTAAACAAACAATTTTCTTTTCCGTTTTATTTGGTGAAATTGCAGTAATTGGTGGAATGTTTGCTTCGTATCAACTTGATCTAGCACCAGGTGGTACAATTGTTATGATAGCGGTTCTTATTTTAATCGGTGCGATTTTATGGAAGAAGAAAAAAACTGCATAA
- a CDS encoding metal ABC transporter ATP-binding protein, with amino-acid sequence MNNILEIEGLTFRYEDRNVLEDINLQVPKGAFLGLVGPNGSGKSTLLKCLLGVLKPKQGSIRLFGIDSKKFKEWNKVGYVSQKASSFNSGFPATVFEVVSMGLVSKKGLFRFFTKDDNAKVEKAIADVGMSEFRGRNIGELSGGQQQRVFIARALVSAPELLILDEPTVGIDVKNVESFYEILEDLNKRLGITLILVTHDMGAVTEKVTHVACLNQHLHFHGNVEKFRELEDAEMSILYGHHVHRLEHEHGHHGRI; translated from the coding sequence ATGAATAATATATTGGAAATAGAAGGATTAACGTTTCGATATGAAGATCGCAACGTGCTAGAAGATATTAATTTGCAAGTTCCGAAGGGAGCTTTTTTAGGTTTAGTTGGACCAAATGGTTCAGGGAAATCGACTTTACTTAAATGCTTATTGGGTGTTTTAAAACCAAAGCAAGGAAGTATTCGATTGTTTGGCATTGATAGTAAGAAATTTAAAGAGTGGAATAAAGTTGGTTATGTATCCCAAAAGGCAAGTAGTTTTAACTCAGGTTTCCCGGCAACTGTTTTTGAAGTTGTTTCAATGGGGCTCGTTTCGAAAAAGGGGCTTTTTCGCTTTTTTACGAAAGACGATAATGCGAAAGTAGAAAAAGCGATTGCTGATGTAGGCATGAGTGAGTTTCGAGGTCGCAACATTGGAGAACTTTCTGGTGGACAACAACAGCGTGTATTTATTGCTCGTGCACTTGTAAGTGCTCCGGAATTGCTTATTTTGGACGAACCTACTGTTGGGATCGATGTGAAAAATGTGGAAAGCTTCTATGAGATACTAGAGGATTTAAACAAAAGGCTCGGGATTACGTTAATTCTTGTTACGCACGATATGGGTGCTGTAACAGAGAAGGTGACGCATGTTGCATGTTTAAATCAGCATCTACATTTCCATGGGAATGTAGAGAAATTCCGAGAGTTAGAAGATGCAGAAATGTCGATTTTATATGGACATCATGTTCATCGCTTAGAACATGAACATGGGCATCACGGGAGGATATAA
- a CDS encoding YitT family protein: MEKKQHRKESVIHLVYRLVMIVFGAACAAVAIELFLMPNKIIDGGIIGISLILDYLTPNIWWLSFSTLVVILNIPFMYSGYKQIGKTFMLSSAFGIVALAFIESTLHAIPPFTTEPILATVFGGLILGLGVGLVIRHGGSLDGTEIMGILLTKKLPFSVGEFVMFVNLFIFAWAAFVFGVEQAMYSVMTYYIAFKTIDTVIQGLDETKAVLIVSDQYEEVSNAILHRLGRGTTKLVAKGGYTDKEKEVIYAVVTRLEVTKLKSIVHEIDENAFVTIMNTQETNGGKFKSAIH, encoded by the coding sequence ATGGAAAAAAAGCAACATCGAAAAGAAAGTGTTATTCATCTTGTATATCGTTTAGTTATGATTGTCTTTGGGGCAGCGTGTGCGGCGGTAGCGATTGAACTATTTTTAATGCCAAATAAAATTATTGATGGTGGAATTATTGGTATTTCTCTTATATTAGATTATCTTACTCCTAATATTTGGTGGCTAAGTTTTTCTACTTTAGTTGTTATCCTAAACATTCCGTTTATGTACTCTGGGTATAAACAAATTGGAAAAACATTCATGTTATCTTCAGCATTCGGAATTGTAGCTTTAGCATTTATTGAATCAACGTTGCATGCTATCCCGCCATTTACAACTGAGCCAATTTTAGCAACAGTTTTTGGTGGCCTTATTTTAGGGCTTGGTGTAGGGCTTGTTATTCGTCATGGTGGATCGTTAGACGGAACAGAGATTATGGGAATTCTATTAACGAAGAAATTACCGTTTTCTGTTGGTGAATTCGTAATGTTTGTGAACTTATTCATTTTTGCATGGGCAGCATTTGTATTTGGTGTTGAACAAGCGATGTATTCTGTTATGACGTACTATATCGCATTCAAAACAATTGATACGGTAATTCAAGGATTGGACGAAACGAAAGCAGTTTTAATAGTATCGGATCAATATGAGGAAGTATCAAATGCAATTTTACATCGCCTTGGTCGTGGAACAACAAAACTTGTTGCTAAAGGTGGCTATACAGATAAAGAAAAAGAAGTTATTTATGCAGTTGTAACACGTCTGGAAGTGACGAAGTTAAAATCAATTGTGCATGAAATTGATGAAAACGCATTTGTTACGATTATGAATACGCAAGAGACAAATGGTGGTAAGTTTAAATCAGCAATTCACTAA
- a CDS encoding DUF2624 domain-containing protein yields the protein MNLIKQIVNKKLNHISTKELLKYSKEYEVPITTAQADKIVLLMKGKNINIYDNIERLDLLKQIAKVTSPATAQQVNTLFQQLLK from the coding sequence ATGAACCTCATTAAACAAATTGTAAACAAAAAATTAAATCATATTTCCACAAAAGAGTTATTGAAATATAGTAAAGAATACGAAGTTCCAATCACAACTGCACAAGCTGATAAAATCGTTTTACTTATGAAAGGGAAAAATATTAACATTTACGATAATATCGAGCGACTAGATTTGTTAAAACAAATCGCTAAAGTAACTTCTCCTGCCACTGCCCAACAAGTAAATACTTTATTTCAGCAGCTATTAAAATAA
- a CDS encoding deoxyribonuclease IV codes for MLKIGSHVSMSGKKMLLAASEEAVSYGATTFMIYTGAPQNTRRKPIEELNIEAGRKHMELNGIEEIIVHAPYIINVGNTTKPETFQLGVDFLRMEIERTAALGVARQIVLHPGAHVGAGADAGIQQIIKGLNEVITPEQTVNIALETMAGKGTECGRSFEEIAKIIDGVKYNEKLSVCFDTCHTHDAGYDLVNDFDGVLNEFDKIVGINRLQVLHINDSKNVRGAGKDRHENIGFGHIGYKALHHIVHHPQLTHVPKILETPYVGEDKKDKKPPYKLEIEMLKNGTFDEGILEKIKAQ; via the coding sequence ATGTTAAAGATTGGATCTCATGTTTCAATGAGTGGAAAGAAGATGTTATTAGCGGCAAGTGAAGAGGCTGTTTCATACGGTGCAACAACGTTCATGATTTATACAGGTGCGCCACAAAATACACGAAGAAAACCAATTGAAGAATTGAATATAGAAGCAGGAAGAAAACATATGGAATTAAACGGTATCGAGGAAATTATCGTTCATGCTCCGTATATTATTAATGTTGGGAATACGACGAAACCTGAGACGTTCCAATTAGGTGTTGATTTCCTGCGTATGGAAATTGAAAGAACGGCAGCATTAGGGGTAGCAAGACAAATTGTTCTTCACCCAGGAGCTCACGTTGGTGCAGGAGCAGATGCTGGTATTCAACAAATTATTAAAGGGCTTAATGAAGTAATAACGCCAGAACAAACGGTTAATATTGCGCTAGAAACGATGGCAGGAAAGGGAACAGAATGTGGTCGTAGCTTTGAAGAAATTGCGAAAATTATTGATGGTGTGAAATATAATGAAAAACTATCTGTATGTTTTGATACGTGTCATACGCATGATGCAGGTTATGACCTTGTAAATGATTTTGACGGTGTGTTAAACGAATTTGATAAAATTGTTGGGATAAATCGTTTACAAGTACTTCATATTAACGATAGCAAAAATGTCCGCGGAGCTGGAAAAGACCGTCATGAAAATATTGGTTTTGGTCATATTGGCTATAAGGCATTGCATCACATTGTGCATCACCCACAACTTACGCACGTACCAAAAATTCTTGAAACACCGTATGTAGGTGAAGATAAAAAAGATAAGAAGCCACCATATAAATTAGAAATCGAAATGCTGAAAAATGGTACTTTTGATGAAGGAATTCTTGAAAAAATTAAAGCGCAATAA